In a single window of the Dreissena polymorpha isolate Duluth1 chromosome 3, UMN_Dpol_1.0, whole genome shotgun sequence genome:
- the LOC127873713 gene encoding serine/threonine-protein kinase Nek2-like isoform X1, protein MSLTMETGSNSKVSGLENKLHVTNANTDMEEVGLSEKIRPTSVHRSSSARSFQSSKTALDDFEVISTIGTGSYGTCKKIKRKRDGKVLVWKELDYGAMSETEKQMLVSEVNLLRELRSPYIVKYYDRIIDRARTTIYIIMEYCKGGDLATIIAKHKRDGQYLDEEFIWKILIQLTQALQECHQRKNGRAVLHRDMKPANVFLDTDRNVKLGDFGLARVLHHETSFANTYVGTPYYMSPELVNNQSYNEKSDIWSMGCVLYELCALHPPFTASNQTELNRKIRLGDFSRIPACLSDDLNNVISKMLHVEVSQRPSIEELLADPIVSGRRSRMERKLSWQQQGAGELRAWETKLRDRERDLEDKQRELERREKELNIREKLVEDKEKCASVREKLAEEKYSRAEALLLDYEHKMCMDMDKLRLGDGAAAMSDLSGDGLSSCLTKRKDGDTPKKKVSFDMYGKENSRLKDRYHDPLSKYSDYDSAYIQDLLKRHDLKDRLYHMKHGAMDIRRSEDRSGARSRNLLLFR, encoded by the exons ATGTCTTTAACAATGGAAACAGGCTCAAATAGCAAAGTCAGTGGACTTGAAAACAAATTACATGTCACAAATGCAAATACAGACATGGAGGAGGTTGGTTTAAGTGAAAAAATAAGACCAACTTCTGTGCATAGGTCATCGTCAGCAAGATCTTTTCAGTC GTCAAAGACTGCTCTTGATGATTTTGAAGTGATTTCCACTATTGGAACAGGATCGTATGGCACATGCAAAAAGATCAAAAGAAAAAGAGATGGAAAG GTTTTGGTGTGGAAGGAGCTCGACTATGGAGCCATGTCAGAGACTGAGAAGCAGATGCTGGTCTCTGAAGTGAACCTGCTGAGGGAGTTGCGCAGTCCGTACATCGTCAAGTACTATGACAGGATCATCGACCGTGCCAGGACCACCATCTACATCATCATGGAGTACTGCAAGGGGGGAGACCTCGCCACCATCATTGCTAAACACAAACGTGACGG GCAATACCTGGATGAGGAGTTCATCTGGAAGATACTGATTCAGCTGACTCAGGCTCTACAGGAGTGTCACCAGCGCAAGAATGGGCGCGCTGTGCTGCATCGAGACATGAAGCCGGCCAATGTGTTCCTTGACACGGACAGGAATGTCAAGCTGGGAGACTTTGGGCTCGCCAGGGTACTGCACCACGAGACCAGCTTTGCGAATACCTATGTGGGAACACCTTATTATATGAGCCCC GAACTCGTCAACAATCAATCATACAATGAGAAGAGTGACATCTGGTCTATGGGCTGTGTGCTGTATGAGCTGTGTGCCCTCCACCCTCCCTTCACCGCCTCCAACCAGACTGAACTTAACAGGAAGATACGCCTGGGTGACTTCAGTCGTATACCTGCTTGCCTCTCTGATGATCTAAACAATGTCATCTCCAAAATGCTCCATGTTGAG GTGTCTCAGAGACCAAGTATTGAGGAGCTGTTAGCGGACCCCATTGTTTCCGGGAGGCGGTCCCGTATGGAGAGGAAGCTGTCCTGGCAGCAGCAGGGTGCGGGGGAGCTCCGGGCATGGGAGACGAAGTTACGAGACCGGGAACGGGACCTGGAAGACAAACAGAGAGAATTGGAAC gtCGTGAGAAGGAACTGAACATCCGTGAAAAGTTGGTTGAAGACAAGGAGAAATGTGCGTCAGTACGAGAGAAACTGGCGGAAGAGAAATATTCTAG GGCTGAGGCATTACTGCTGGACTATGAACACAAGATGTGTATGGACATGGACAAGCTGCGGCTCGGAGATGGGGCGGCAGCCATGTCAG ATTTATCGGGTGATGGTCTGTCCTCCTGCCTTACAAAGAGAAAAGACGGCGACACTCCCAAGAAGAAAGTGTCCTTTGATATGTACGGCAAGGAAAACAGTCGCCTGAAGGACCGCTACCACGACCCTCTGTCCAAGTATTCTGACTATGATAGTGCCTACATCCAGGATCTGTTGAAACGACATGATCTCAAGGATCGGTTGTACCACATGAAGCATGGGGCAATGGATATACGTCGTAGTGAAGACAGGTCGGGGGCGCGCTCTAGAAATCTACTGCTATTCAGATAG
- the LOC127873713 gene encoding serine/threonine-protein kinase Nek2-like isoform X2 — protein MDNRSKTALDDFEVISTIGTGSYGTCKKIKRKRDGKVLVWKELDYGAMSETEKQMLVSEVNLLRELRSPYIVKYYDRIIDRARTTIYIIMEYCKGGDLATIIAKHKRDGQYLDEEFIWKILIQLTQALQECHQRKNGRAVLHRDMKPANVFLDTDRNVKLGDFGLARVLHHETSFANTYVGTPYYMSPELVNNQSYNEKSDIWSMGCVLYELCALHPPFTASNQTELNRKIRLGDFSRIPACLSDDLNNVISKMLHVEVSQRPSIEELLADPIVSGRRSRMERKLSWQQQGAGELRAWETKLRDRERDLEDKQRELERREKELNIREKLVEDKEKCASVREKLAEEKYSRAEALLLDYEHKMCMDMDKLRLGDGAAAMSDLSGDGLSSCLTKRKDGDTPKKKVSFDMYGKENSRLKDRYHDPLSKYSDYDSAYIQDLLKRHDLKDRLYHMKHGAMDIRRSEDRSGARSRNLLLFR, from the exons ATGGACAATCG GTCAAAGACTGCTCTTGATGATTTTGAAGTGATTTCCACTATTGGAACAGGATCGTATGGCACATGCAAAAAGATCAAAAGAAAAAGAGATGGAAAG GTTTTGGTGTGGAAGGAGCTCGACTATGGAGCCATGTCAGAGACTGAGAAGCAGATGCTGGTCTCTGAAGTGAACCTGCTGAGGGAGTTGCGCAGTCCGTACATCGTCAAGTACTATGACAGGATCATCGACCGTGCCAGGACCACCATCTACATCATCATGGAGTACTGCAAGGGGGGAGACCTCGCCACCATCATTGCTAAACACAAACGTGACGG GCAATACCTGGATGAGGAGTTCATCTGGAAGATACTGATTCAGCTGACTCAGGCTCTACAGGAGTGTCACCAGCGCAAGAATGGGCGCGCTGTGCTGCATCGAGACATGAAGCCGGCCAATGTGTTCCTTGACACGGACAGGAATGTCAAGCTGGGAGACTTTGGGCTCGCCAGGGTACTGCACCACGAGACCAGCTTTGCGAATACCTATGTGGGAACACCTTATTATATGAGCCCC GAACTCGTCAACAATCAATCATACAATGAGAAGAGTGACATCTGGTCTATGGGCTGTGTGCTGTATGAGCTGTGTGCCCTCCACCCTCCCTTCACCGCCTCCAACCAGACTGAACTTAACAGGAAGATACGCCTGGGTGACTTCAGTCGTATACCTGCTTGCCTCTCTGATGATCTAAACAATGTCATCTCCAAAATGCTCCATGTTGAG GTGTCTCAGAGACCAAGTATTGAGGAGCTGTTAGCGGACCCCATTGTTTCCGGGAGGCGGTCCCGTATGGAGAGGAAGCTGTCCTGGCAGCAGCAGGGTGCGGGGGAGCTCCGGGCATGGGAGACGAAGTTACGAGACCGGGAACGGGACCTGGAAGACAAACAGAGAGAATTGGAAC gtCGTGAGAAGGAACTGAACATCCGTGAAAAGTTGGTTGAAGACAAGGAGAAATGTGCGTCAGTACGAGAGAAACTGGCGGAAGAGAAATATTCTAG GGCTGAGGCATTACTGCTGGACTATGAACACAAGATGTGTATGGACATGGACAAGCTGCGGCTCGGAGATGGGGCGGCAGCCATGTCAG ATTTATCGGGTGATGGTCTGTCCTCCTGCCTTACAAAGAGAAAAGACGGCGACACTCCCAAGAAGAAAGTGTCCTTTGATATGTACGGCAAGGAAAACAGTCGCCTGAAGGACCGCTACCACGACCCTCTGTCCAAGTATTCTGACTATGATAGTGCCTACATCCAGGATCTGTTGAAACGACATGATCTCAAGGATCGGTTGTACCACATGAAGCATGGGGCAATGGATATACGTCGTAGTGAAGACAGGTCGGGGGCGCGCTCTAGAAATCTACTGCTATTCAGATAG